The nucleotide window GCCCTCCTTTGGCCGGTGGGCAAGGTTCTgctcgtccttgtcctccAGCCTCACTTTCTGCTCCTCCTGGTCCGCAATCCTCTTCTGCTCCGCCTCCTTATCTTCGTCGCCGGAAGATTCGTCGTCCTCCGCCTTGGACGTGGGCTTTTCATCTTCGGACGATTTGGCTGACGCGGCTGACGTGGCGGCCGCTTCGTAGTTATTCTCCGGCGTGTTGGTGGCCGGAGGCGTCGGCAGCTCCTTGTGCGTCTGCGGCGTCTGTTGCGGCTGGGGTGGAGTCGGCGCCTGCTGCAGCTCGTCGCTCGAGGGGCCCGGCctgagggcgtcgaggtaaAACTTGGTCACGCCGAGGATGCGGCCATTCTTCTCACACGCCTCGACCCACTCGGGCCGGACGACAGGTATATtcgtctcgacggccttctccCACGCCAGGCCGCGACCCTCGGTGGTGACAAAGTGCGTCGTGTCGATACGGACGCTGTCGACGATCTTGGCGCCGATGCGttcaacggcggcggtcaGAGCCTCCCTCGTGGAAGCGGGCATGATACccgtggtgatggtgatgccgCTGAGGTCCGTCATCTTGTGCGTGCGTACGACGACCTTGTCGGAGCTGAAGGTGCCGGCCGTGGTGCGCAAGACGAGATGGAAAGTGTAGTCcgtgtcgacggcgaggccgctGATCTTCGTGCTGTGCATCTGCAGCGGGCGGGGGATGTTGCCGGCCTTTTGGCCGTTGCGGTATagggagagggagatgaGGTCGGCGGTCGCGAGCTCAATGGGGTCCCATTCGAGAACTACGGAGGTCTGCGTCGCATTACGGCAGCGGAGAatgggcgtcgtcggcgcgctgGCGCCGAAGGAGGAGTAGATACGGTCCTGGAGCTCGCGGAAGGCATGTTCGGTCTTGGCCTCTGAGCCCAGGTTGCGGGCGACGGTGATGTCGACGATGCTACCGGACGAGATATTGGGAGGAAGAAGGATGGAGGGGAATTCGATCTGGAGGGCGTCGTCAGCATGGGGCGTCAAGGACGGGTGAATACGGCATTGGTGGATGGACATTGGGGGCCAGGGAGATGCCAAGTCCGAAGACGTCACGGCTCCCTCAAGAGGCTCCTATCCATCACCAGCATCGGATGTGCATCGCGGACAACGTACTAGGCGCTTGTCCGGCGTCAGGAGGACCGTGACACCGGCGTCGACCTTGCCGACGGTCAGAGAGACGAGCATCGTGAGCTGTGCTGACTGGTGTTGATTGCGTCTGTCGCCTTCGAAGCGTAGTATGTAGTGCACGTCTCTCCGTCTTGTGCCAGGCGGTCAATTGCACTGGAAACTCAATcgccgatgtcgtcgtccgtACACCAGAGATCGTAGGTCCGGCTCGCAATGGGTTTCAAATGGCTGAAGGGCGATGGTGAATGTTTGTGTGTAGTTATGCGAGACACATATGCTGGTTTAGCAGAGGTGTAACGCCAGTCACAGTTGATTACCAGGTTAGCAGCTCCAAACGTCTCGGCTGGCAGCTCTGCGCTAGCGATGTGATTCGTTGCCAGCAGCTCTGAAATACCTAAGCCCAGGAAACTACCGTCCTACCTACCTCCCAGAGGTACTCGAAGAGGGTGGTTGGGTACGTACCTCGACCCGTGCTTTACCACCTACCTCTGGCTCTAGGTACCTTGTTGACAGTGTTGTTGATCGCCATTGTCTCCTGTCAGGTTTGCCAAACAACTTTTTGGAAAACTTATAAGGACGAGCTTTTTGAGAAGCCCCGTCGATCAAGCAACGTTTGTTGATCCGCTGCCCAGATGGGCGGCTGCGATCAACCATACACACATCTCCGCCATCTGGCGAGAAGTTAAAAGAAAGTGATATATGTTGTTGGTGAATGTATTGGGGGTATCATTTGTAATGTTACACGGCAGTAAAGCGTTCCATCCGTGGTTTCAAGGCTGCCGGCGCCTCCATATGCCGCGTAACTGCCCGCCCGTCAACAATGGCTCATTTTCAGAGCCATCTCGACCCTCAAAGACTGCGTCCATTTTTCTCTGCCTTGCGtttcctctcctccagccTCTTCGGCCCCATCTCACCCCTGTTTTgatttttcttttccttctctaTCTGCACATTTTCGAGCATGCGTATGAACTCGTCCACAGCGGCGTCAGCCGCAGCCCGCAAGTCCTTTCTCGGCAGCCTCTTGACAATATCTCTGGGAGTCCTGGCAACGCAGGTTATCGTCCCTCGCAGATCGCCGCGGAGGGTGGTGCCCATTCCCGTCTCGCTCTTGGGATCGATTAGCCGTCCCTGGGCATCATAGCCCCGGTCCTTCAGGGCGGCGTGGAGCGCGAGCTTTATGTGGTACTTGGCCATGCTCACGACGGCCGGCGTGTCGATGGCAGTGATACCATAGAACCACAGCCAAAGCGGTTTGTTCTTCTTATGCTCCTCATAATAGTGTCTCATCAAAACAGATTTTGGATGCTGGTACTTGGTCTCCATAAAATAGGCAGTATCGTACACCCTCATGACGTGTCGCTTCGACACCTTGAACCCAATCAGGGGGCGCGCAGCATCTATGGCGGGTACAAGGCGTACCATCTTGAGGTCGTTGGCGGGTATCCCGATATCGAGCACGTCGAAAATCTCCTTCCACTGCTGTGACAGCTGCGccttctcgaggtcggcaaTGTTCCTGGGCTGATCGAGGTCGGGCATTTGGAGCGATTCGGAGGTCAGAGCTGCGGTCTGCTCTACGACTTTGCGCTTTGAGCTGGAGTATCGGGCCGGGGATGGTAGGAAAATGCTGCGCAGCGGCAGCTGGCGGAGGATGCGAGTCACATGTTGAAGTCGCGCCGGGATCATGGCGATGTTATTGTTGGTGGTGGCCGGCGAGCAGTCATACCTCGTCGGCAAAGGACTGACAGCAGTGGCCAGTATCAAAGAAGTTGCATCCTAGCTGCTGGAGTGATAGGGGGAGGAAGCTCTCCCATACTGGCTTAGGTAAGGATTCCTCGAGGCCCAAATGCTCTGCATCAGTTCTGTGGCTCGTGTCCCATTTGGTTCAGTGGATGACGCCAGCTAAGCCACACCTTAGTGCCCTTAGTACATCATCTCCGTTCACGACACCGCATGTCACATAATCCTGTTGCTGCTACCTCCGACAGGAACAGCCCCCCCACTTGACTCATACCGGTACCACATTCTGCGCAAAAAAGCCAGCCTCATTCGCCCCTCGTACCAACCCACATAAGCGCAGCAAAACGGGTCCCCCTGTTCCATCCATTAGATCACTGCCCTGCACAGCAGAAGCCCAACGCCCATTTTGCGCTCGCGCACAATAAAGCCCCGTCAACATCACCGCCcactctccttctcttctccccttcccactCCGACACTTCGTCTtccaccaccccctcctccatcaaATACCGCTGAGAACCGGAATTCTCACGAGTAGCCAAGATGCCCAAGAACAAGGGAAAGGTCAGTCCAGAAGCCATTTCCCATGATCCTCCAAACTTTTTCCCCCTCCGAGCGTGTGGTGCAAAAaaccacccctccccctgctTAGTCGGGGGACCCGCAAAGAACCCCGCCCCCTCCTTGCTATTGCTTGGAAACATGGCGCACATCtgtggtgatgatgatgccgtcgatgATATCTGGAGACGTGATGGTATTGATCCAGAGGACTAACAACCACGCAGGGAGGAAAGAACCGCAGACGTGGCAAGAACGAGTCCGACCACGAGAAGCGTGAACTCACCTTCAAGGAAGATGGCCAAGGTCAGTCCCACCACCCATTCCTAGATCACGAAGCGAAAGAAAGGAAAATCTAGGCGGTTTCCCACCGCCACTCCATCCCCACCCGTCCCCTCAAAACACCAAAGCTGACTAGCTACTTCTTCGAAACAGAATACGCTCAGGTCGTAAAGATGCTTGGCAacggccgcctcgaggcccagTGCTTTGACGGCGTCAAGCGCCTCGCCAACATCCGTGGCAAGCTTCGCAAGAAGGTCTGGATCAACCAGGGCGACATCATCTTGCTGTCCCTGCGCGAGTACCAGGACGACAAGGGCGACGTCATCCTCAAGTacaccgccgacgaggctcG belongs to Colletotrichum higginsianum IMI 349063 chromosome 5, whole genome shotgun sequence and includes:
- a CDS encoding BRCA1 C Terminus domain-containing protein — translated: MLVSLTVGKVDAGVTVLLTPDKRLIEFPSILLPPNISSGSIVDITVARNLGSEAKTEHAFRELQDRIYSSFGASAPTTPILRCRNATQTSVVLEWDPIELATADLISLSLYRNGQKAGNIPRPLQMHSTKISGLAVDTDYTFHLVLRTTAGTFSSDKVVVRTHKMTDLSGITITTGIMPASTREALTAAVERIGAKIVDSVRIDTTHFVTTEGRGLAWEKAVETNIPVVRPEWVEACEKNGRILGVTKFYLDALRPGPSSDELQQAPTPPQPQQTPQTHKELPTPPATNTPENNYEAAATSAASAKSSEDEKPTSKAEDDESSGDEDKEAEQKRIADQEEQKVRLEDKDEQNLAHRPKEGSDSGSEDGRGEEDNPSKEEKPGASPDGASFQDVAL
- a CDS encoding Translation initiation factor eIF-1A; this translates as MPKNKGKGGKNRRRGKNESDHEKRELTFKEDGQEYAQVVKMLGNGRLEAQCFDGVKRLANIRGKLRKKVWINQGDIILLSLREYQDDKGDVILKYTADEARSLKAYGELPESAKINETDTYGADGDGDCNFEFDDDRDSEESGDEAAGGAGGKKDVDIDDI